TCGTCGATAAGCCTGCGCGCCTGCTCTGACGTAGAAGTCATGGGCTTTTCTACCAGGACATGTTTGCCACTCTGCAATGCCTGCAAAGCAAGTTCGTAGTGCGCGTGAACCGGAGTCGCAATCGCAATTGCGTCTATCTCCGGATTGTCCAGTAAGTGCCGATAATCGGTCGTAACTTCCACCGAAGGATAACGACTATGCAGTAGTCTCAATCGCTCTTCGCGCATATCACTTACCGCGACGACATTCGTCTCGGATGCCTCAAACATACTGCGAACCAGATTCGGGCCCCAGTATCCATACCCAATCACGCCGATGTTGATCACTCGTTCCCCTCCCTGACATCCTGCTGTGTACCCAGTAAATTCACATACTTATGCAAATGCTTGCGTATTTGTTCAGATCTTTTCGCTGTTACAGATCAATTCCAACTCGCTTTTTCAGCGCATTCGATGGGCATATCCGTACATAGAATGCAGACACGCTCCGAAGAAGCATTTTGGGTTCCAAAGTTTCGTCACGTCAGCATTCGCATGCAGATTGACAGGCAGTGCGCCGAATTCAGAGAAATGGATATCGCGATAGGTTGGCAGCAGAAGAGGTAAGTCAGGGCTAAAAGTGCAGAGCAGTTCATAGTTCGCACAAACTTGCAGACTCGTCGGCGCTAGTGTTGCCCATCTCTATGTAGATGACTTTTCATACCTGTACGCGAACACCGTATTGACAGGCTTCTGGGACATCCGGCTACTCAGGAGCGCAAAAACGCCTATTTCCTTGAGCTTCGTAGATAAACTCCCGGTTTGGCTATCTACTTGCTGAATCTCGATCGAGTTCGATTTTCTTATGCGATTTCAAAATCAGATTCGGTATGTCATTTCGGTTGCATTCTGCCTCGCGCTGACCAACGCGTCCGCGCAGGACATCGCAACAGCCACGCCCGGTCCCCTGTCTAAACCGGCGGCAAATGCAAACACAGCCGCGAACATAACTTCGCCACCCGCGGTATCCCAGTTCATCCTGGGTGCGGCCGATATTATTCGCATCAATGTCTGGAAGAACACCGAGCTTTCGCAGACCGTAACCATCGGTCCCGATGGTTTTGTCTCGCTCCCTTTACTCGGAGACGTCCATGTCTCCGGCATGACCGCCAATGAACTTGGAGCTGTCATAGCATCGCGGCTAAGCAGCTTTATCGTCAGCCCGCAGGTGACAGTAAGTGTGGTGGATATCCATAGCAGGCAGGTCTACGTATTAGGCCAGGTCAACAAACCAGGGGGCTATC
This DNA window, taken from Acidicapsa ligni, encodes the following:
- a CDS encoding polysaccharide biosynthesis/export family protein, whose translation is MRFQNQIRYVISVAFCLALTNASAQDIATATPGPLSKPAANANTAANITSPPAVSQFILGAADIIRINVWKNTELSQTVTIGPDGFVSLPLLGDVHVSGMTANELGAVIASRLSSFIVSPQVTVSVVDIHSRQVYVLGQVNKPGGYPLIAPITVLQLIAQAGGLNTYANRKGIVILRATKDNVQKIPFNYNNVIHGNAKQNIDLQPGDTVVVP